The following are encoded in a window of Deltaproteobacteria bacterium genomic DNA:
- the panB gene encoding 3-methyl-2-oxobutanoate hydroxymethyltransferase, protein MGEEKLPQRRRVTFDSLRQKKAAGERIVMLTAYDWGMATIIDQAPVDMVLVGDSLGMVALGYPSTIPVTVEEMLHHSKAVRRGVKNALLVGDMPYLSYQISEEEAVRNAGRFLKEAGCDAVKIEGGSRIASTVARIVSAGIPVMGHIGLTPQTASSLGQGFKVRGRDIESARSLVEDAKALVEAGIFSLVLECIPSALAGAITERVPVPTIGIGAGPRCDGQVLVTNDLLGMFEKFTPRFVKQYARLAPVIREALAEFAREVTVGAFPGPENEFSGGEEVVREIFS, encoded by the coding sequence ATGGGGGAAGAAAAGTTGCCGCAAAGACGGAGGGTAACCTTTGATTCCCTGAGACAGAAAAAGGCGGCCGGCGAAAGGATCGTCATGCTTACCGCCTATGACTGGGGCATGGCGACCATAATAGACCAGGCGCCGGTGGACATGGTGCTCGTGGGGGATTCATTGGGAATGGTCGCCCTCGGATACCCATCCACGATCCCGGTCACGGTCGAAGAGATGCTCCACCACTCAAAGGCCGTAAGGCGCGGGGTGAAAAATGCCCTCCTTGTCGGAGACATGCCCTATCTCTCCTACCAGATCTCAGAGGAGGAGGCGGTCAGGAATGCAGGCAGGTTCCTCAAGGAGGCAGGGTGCGATGCGGTGAAGATCGAGGGCGGCTCCCGTATCGCCTCGACGGTTGCACGGATCGTATCCGCCGGGATCCCTGTCATGGGGCATATCGGCCTTACGCCCCAGACCGCATCGAGCCTCGGGCAGGGATTCAAGGTAAGGGGCAGGGATATCGAATCGGCTCGCTCGCTCGTGGAGGACGCCAAGGCCCTTGTGGAGGCAGGAATCTTTTCCCTTGTGCTCGAATGCATACCCTCGGCCCTTGCCGGGGCCATCACTGAGCGGGTCCCTGTGCCCACCATCGGCATTGGGGCAGGTCCCCGCTGTGACGGGCAGGTCCTCGTGACCAACGACCTCTTGGGGATGTTCGAGAAGTTCACCCCACGTTTTGTGAAGCAATACGCCCGGCTCGCCCCTGTCATTCGAGAGGCCCTTGCGGAGTTTGCGCGTGAAGTGACGGTTGGGGCCTTCCCTGGCCCAGAAAACGAATTTTCCGGCGGCGAGGAGGTCGTACGGGAGATCTTTTCCTGA
- a CDS encoding Nif3-like dinuclear metal center hexameric protein yields the protein MATIPSVFDIWSAITEWAPREFAESWDSIGLQVGDPAAPVHKILVVLDPTENALGEAERTGADLVVAHHPLLFRPVTSLDISLPVPGLAARFLRSGIALLACHTNLDSVSGGVSDLLAGIMGLEGLEPLRPLAGGLPGGLGRIGGLPEVLTLAEVVERLARSLAEPCLRVVGDPKTPVRKIAVCGGSGSDLWPDVLSRRADLYVSAELKHHVAREAEYLQVALVDAGHFATEWLIVPALAEYLERSALARGWEVKVEVFEGERSPFGCIIPDGQGTFRHIPGSRPGLFHPR from the coding sequence ATGGCCACGATTCCTTCTGTTTTCGACATATGGAGCGCCATCACGGAGTGGGCGCCTCGGGAGTTTGCCGAATCCTGGGATTCGATTGGCCTCCAGGTGGGAGATCCAGCTGCACCGGTCCACAAGATCCTTGTCGTTCTGGATCCTACAGAGAATGCCCTTGGGGAAGCGGAACGCACGGGCGCTGATCTTGTGGTCGCCCATCACCCCCTCCTTTTCCGCCCTGTTACATCACTAGATATCTCCCTGCCCGTCCCGGGTCTTGCCGCCCGTTTCCTGCGTTCCGGCATCGCGCTCCTCGCCTGTCACACCAATCTGGATTCCGTCTCCGGTGGCGTGAGCGATCTCCTTGCCGGGATCATGGGTCTTGAAGGGCTCGAACCGCTCCGTCCCCTTGCGGGCGGGCTGCCCGGAGGTCTCGGGAGGATAGGCGGCCTGCCGGAGGTCCTGACCCTTGCCGAGGTGGTGGAGCGGCTTGCCAGGTCTCTGGCTGAGCCGTGTCTCCGTGTCGTGGGCGATCCAAAGACCCCTGTCCGAAAGATAGCAGTGTGCGGTGGATCCGGGTCCGATCTCTGGCCAGATGTCCTTTCCCGCCGGGCCGATCTCTATGTGAGCGCCGAACTCAAGCACCACGTGGCGCGCGAGGCCGAGTACTTGCAAGTGGCCCTTGTGGATGCGGGGCACTTCGCCACGGAGTGGCTCATCGTTCCGGCCCTTGCCGAGTATCTGGAACGTTCTGCGCTCGCAAGGGGTTGGGAGGTCAAAGTGGAGGTATTTGAGGGAGAAAGGTCACCTTTTGGATGTATCATCCCTGACGGACAGGGAACATTTCGCCATATCCCGGGCTCTCGGCCCGGTTTATTCCATCCCCGTTGA
- a CDS encoding PHP domain-containing protein: MNKPTRTGLMSACCDLHTHTIASDGSDTPTRLVQLAHAAGLAGISVTDHDTVSGIPEAIEAGRRLGVEVLPGVELSVIAPSGNMHILGYGIDTHSPNLLALLEKVQQARAGRNARILELLRAAGCPLSMEEVERAAGGGQIGRPHFARVLVEKGYVSSTGEAFARFLRKGAVAYAPKAVITPVEALRILHASGGATVLAHPLTLNCPGPDDLERIVSDLASAGLDGLECHYSEHTPSFTCTCLDIAKRYGLIPTGGSDYHGAAKPAISLGKGKGDLCVPARCLAEIRKRAEEKRASR, from the coding sequence ATGAACAAACCAACCCGCACGGGCCTGATGTCCGCCTGCTGTGACCTCCATACCCACACGATCGCCTCGGATGGTTCAGACACACCGACCCGCCTTGTCCAGCTCGCCCATGCAGCCGGACTTGCCGGTATATCTGTCACAGACCACGACACCGTCTCCGGCATACCTGAGGCCATAGAGGCAGGAAGGCGCCTTGGCGTGGAGGTCCTACCCGGTGTGGAGCTGAGTGTCATAGCGCCCTCAGGAAATATGCATATCCTCGGATACGGAATAGATACGCACTCCCCTAACCTTTTGGCCCTTCTCGAAAAGGTCCAGCAGGCGCGGGCCGGGAGAAACGCCCGGATCCTCGAGCTCCTCAGGGCCGCCGGCTGCCCCCTCTCTATGGAGGAGGTCGAGAGAGCAGCAGGCGGGGGACAGATCGGCCGTCCCCACTTCGCACGCGTCCTGGTGGAAAAGGGCTATGTATCCTCAACAGGCGAGGCCTTTGCGCGTTTTCTTCGAAAAGGGGCAGTGGCCTATGCCCCAAAGGCGGTCATCACGCCAGTGGAGGCCCTGCGCATCCTGCACGCATCAGGAGGCGCAACAGTCCTTGCCCACCCCCTGACCCTCAACTGTCCAGGCCCTGATGACCTGGAGCGCATCGTCTCTGATCTCGCATCGGCAGGGCTCGACGGCTTGGAATGCCACTACAGCGAGCACACCCCATCCTTCACGTGCACCTGTCTTGACATCGCAAAGAGATACGGTCTCATCCCAACCGGGGGAAGCGACTACCACGGTGCGGCAAAGCCTGCGATTTCACTGGGAAAAGGCAAGGGGGATCTGTGCGTGCCCGCCCGGTGCCTTGCCGAGATCAGAAAGAGGGCGGAAGAGAAAAGGGCGAGCCGGTGA
- a CDS encoding HDOD domain-containing protein — MLQRTCPTRDSCLTKNHRREEHEAGLRIPRIRFQGHSYARDRGSPAAETHKGDTLPPREPPPLPAAAQEVLSIVSDDPRDICRLEMTIRHDPAMTAKILKVANCAAFAPRSPIDTVERAIVFLGFQEVKHIALGLCVFETLRPGKKIAGINSDAFCTHALATAFIARMLAEELDYEECEPFFTCGLLHDLGRLALAKCFRAEWKEMARAAREEEIPLFVAENRCAYPHTLIGMWLSRTWKLPEIIVTAIASHHLPVGHPKANETGALIQLADAICHGLGMGILAPPPVKRTQLVDYLGLSRGYVKDLEEQLGEIQGLARGLMR, encoded by the coding sequence ATTCTGCAAAGGACATGCCCGACCCGGGATTCATGTCTCACGAAAAATCACCGAAGAGAAGAACATGAGGCAGGTCTCAGAATCCCTCGCATCCGATTCCAGGGCCATTCATACGCACGAGACCGTGGATCTCCTGCGGCAGAGACGCACAAAGGAGATACTCTCCCGCCTCGAGAACCTCCCCCCCTTCCTGCAGCTGCCCAGGAGGTCCTGTCCATCGTCTCCGACGATCCCAGGGACATCTGCCGGCTCGAGATGACCATTCGCCACGACCCGGCAATGACCGCCAAGATCCTCAAGGTGGCCAACTGCGCCGCCTTCGCCCCCAGATCCCCCATCGACACGGTGGAGAGGGCCATCGTCTTTCTGGGTTTCCAGGAGGTAAAACACATCGCCCTCGGGCTTTGCGTCTTCGAAACCCTGAGGCCAGGCAAAAAGATCGCCGGCATCAACAGTGACGCATTCTGCACCCATGCGCTCGCCACGGCCTTTATCGCACGCATGCTTGCCGAGGAACTGGATTACGAGGAATGCGAACCCTTCTTCACGTGCGGCCTCCTGCATGACCTCGGCCGTCTCGCCCTCGCCAAATGTTTTCGGGCCGAATGGAAGGAAATGGCCAGGGCCGCACGGGAGGAGGAAATCCCTTTGTTCGTCGCTGAAAACCGTTGTGCCTATCCCCATACCCTCATCGGCATGTGGCTTTCGCGGACGTGGAAACTCCCGGAGATCATCGTGACTGCCATCGCAAGCCACCATCTCCCAGTAGGGCACCCCAAGGCAAACGAGACAGGTGCACTGATCCAGCTCGCCGACGCCATCTGCCACGGCCTCGGGATGGGGATCCTTGCGCCGCCTCCTGTCAAACGCACACAACTTGTCGATTACCTCGGACTCAGCCGAGGCTATGTCAAGGATCTCGAAGAGCAACTGGGCGAGATACAGGGGCTGGCCCGGGGGCTCATGCGTTAG
- a CDS encoding flagellar protein FlaG — protein MQKEMQGAGERMDDSSWARSEGSQAEVAFSDQFLKAIEEDLSLLHKVGISFSLHKETGRTMVKVFDKETNKLIREIPPEEFLDLAVKIHEMVGILFDKRV, from the coding sequence ATGCAAAAGGAGATGCAGGGGGCAGGGGAAAGGATGGATGATTCATCCTGGGCAAGGTCCGAAGGGTCGCAAGCCGAGGTGGCCTTTTCCGACCAGTTCCTCAAGGCCATCGAGGAGGACCTGAGTCTCCTTCATAAGGTGGGGATCAGTTTTTCGCTGCATAAGGAGACGGGTCGGACCATGGTGAAGGTGTTCGACAAGGAGACGAACAAGCTTATCCGGGAGATCCCGCCCGAGGAGTTTCTCGATCTCGCTGTCAAGATCCACGAGATGGTCGGGATCCTTTTCGACAAGCGGGTGTGA
- the fliT gene encoding flagellar protein FliT — translation MSDPYLSLYAVDRVIERCLDAGEIDEIPALAKARMALIEKIRDPDPDAAGILQKTIACEERCREKAERKRNEIGKALAEGRNVSARVRAYCIQLKNRSVREVSHDIA, via the coding sequence ATGTCTGATCCGTACCTTTCCCTTTACGCGGTGGACAGGGTGATAGAGAGATGCCTCGACGCGGGCGAAATCGATGAGATCCCGGCCCTTGCCAAGGCACGCATGGCGCTCATAGAAAAGATCAGGGATCCTGACCCGGATGCTGCGGGCATCCTTCAGAAAACGATCGCCTGTGAGGAAAGGTGCAGGGAAAAGGCGGAGCGGAAAAGGAATGAGATAGGAAAGGCCCTTGCAGAGGGCAGAAACGTATCAGCGCGGGTCCGGGCATACTGCATACAGCTCAAAAACCGGTCCGTGCGGGAGGTGAGCCATGACATCGCTTGA
- the fliS gene encoding flagellar export chaperone FliS codes for MSPYGMSGYAAYQRADVLSLAPVEIVSRLFTALARSVEEAREAMKKGMIAKKGEKIGKAISILGELRGSLNREEGGEIAENLDRLYEHLLWQITCANVENDPVRLGLAGRVLDPLVEAWAELAEKERRHRGMPPADRPLAEGGRHVQIAL; via the coding sequence ATGTCACCATACGGCATGAGTGGATACGCGGCCTATCAGAGGGCGGATGTCCTGTCCCTCGCCCCGGTGGAGATCGTCTCGCGGCTCTTTACTGCGCTTGCGAGATCCGTTGAGGAGGCCCGGGAGGCCATGAAAAAGGGTATGATCGCGAAAAAGGGAGAGAAGATCGGCAAGGCCATCTCCATCCTGGGTGAGCTTCGGGGTTCTCTCAACCGGGAGGAGGGCGGGGAGATCGCTGAAAATCTTGACCGGCTCTACGAGCATCTCCTCTGGCAGATCACCTGCGCCAACGTGGAAAACGATCCCGTGCGGCTGGGGCTTGCCGGGCGGGTCCTCGACCCCCTTGTGGAGGCATGGGCGGAACTCGCCGAGAAGGAGCGAAGACATCGGGGCATGCCTCCCGCAGACAGGCCTTTGGCAGAAGGCGGCCGGCACGTGCAGATCGCCCTATGA